One Odontesthes bonariensis isolate fOdoBon6 chromosome 17, fOdoBon6.hap1, whole genome shotgun sequence genomic window carries:
- the plppr3a gene encoding phospholipid phosphatase-related protein type 3a, which yields MTSPKNKAKKKPPKDSITLLPCFYFVELPIVLSSLVSLYFLELTDVLSPAMVGYRCHDRDLSMPYVETGDELIPLLMLLSLAFAGPAASIMLGEGLMYCMQSKMKTCPKSEGSINAGGCSFNSFLRRTVRFVGVHVFGLLATALVTDVIQLSTGYHAPFFLTVCQPNYTAPGVSCDNNAYISQEICMGKDQYAIMSARKTFPSQHATLSGFAAVYISMYFNVSINSTTKLLKPLLVFAFCMAAGLAGLTQITQHRSHPIDVYVGYLIGAGIGVYLAVYAVGNFKASEEDAPSLHRLTSVQQKEGLRVLSQRSHDSLYRKTPRVSESREELGAGLGSGARSKVRREKASLASLKRASADVELLATRGPMGKETMVTFSNTLPRVANGNSPISPSEEPIVTQRHMTFHVPFDPQRSRQLVSEWKQRSLELRSQSSRDEDEGDDERDKAGEGGAAAGESENQGMPSSLYPTVQANNSTTTPAGARMVVAPPLVHIPEEASRPPPVSPKSAKTRAKWLSLTEGGGMKEPGTGPIAVSTPRVPNTQPNQPPSQQRVTQVIAMSKQGHGPVSSSTKTSEGGSSSGGGSNCSESPYYRIPSDRDSCTGSNPGSIAGSGSIVTIDAHAPHHPVVRMSASNGKPWEWRNTISGNMMTADPAGDKHRVVLQRQDNVSHYRDYRTLPVKTDSLCSSTTSGSVEGGAELPPPPLPTASSPLPLPPQFSSSPLPPPPPQSSSSPLPPPPHSISSPMPPPPPPHSSPCPMPLPPPHSASSQMPLPPHPSSSQMPLPPHPSSSQMPPPPHPSSSQMPPPPHLSSSPLPPPPHPSCSMPPLPHPSCSSMLPPPPHPDLLIDGHGQALSRSSTLPRRPSGSARSHAEQEHYYKAMQNERML from the exons ATGACATCCCCCAAAAACAAAGCCAAGAAGAAACCCCCCAAAGACAGCATTACACTGCtgccatgtttttattttgtggaG CTCCCCATCGTCCTGTCCTCCTTGGTGTCCCTGTACTTCCTGGAGTTGACAGACGTCTTGTCCCCGGCAATGGTTGGCTACCGTTGCCATGACCGCGACCTCTCCATGCCCTACGTAGAGACGGGTGACGAGCTCATCCCTCTGTTGATGTTGCTGAGTTTGGCCTTCGCTGGACCAGCAGCTTCT ATTATGTTGGGGGAGGGCCTGATGTACTGTATGCAGTCCAAAATGAAAACTTGTCCCAAGTCGGAGGGCAGTATTAATGCTGGAGGATGCAGCTTTAACTCCTTCCTACGCAGAACTGTGCGCTTTGTTG GTGTTCATGTATTTGGTCTCCTGGCAACAGCCCTGGTGACAGATGTCATCCAGTTATCTACCGGTTACCACGCCCCTTTCTTCCTCACCGTATGCCAGCCCAATTACACAGCCCCCGGAGTGTCATGTGACAACAACGCCTACATCTCACAGGAGATCTGCATGGGAAAAGATCAATATGCTATTATGTCAGCCAG GAAAACATTTCCATCCCAGCATGCAACGTTGTCTGGCTTTGCTGCAGTATACATCTCT ATGTACTTCAACGTCAGCATCAACAGCACAACAAAGCTGCTGAAGCCGCTGCTGGTTTTTGCTTTCTGCATGGCGGCGGGCCTCGCTGGCCTGACACAGATAACACAGCACCGCAGTCACCCAATAGACGTCTACGTGGGATATCTCATAGGAGCTGGAATTGGAGTCTACCTG GCGGTGTACGCAGTGGGAAACTTCAAAGCATCAGAGGAAGATGCTCCTTCTTTGCATAGACTAACCTCAGTCCAGCAGAAAGAAGGCCTGAGGGTATTAAGCCAGCGAAGTCATGACTCCCTGTATAGAAAAACTCCCAGGGTGTCTGAGAGCAGGGAGGAGCTGGGAGCTGGGCTTGGGTCGGGAGCCCGCAGTAAGGTAAGGAGGGAGAAGGCATCCCTGGCCTCCCTGAAACGAGCAAGTGCCGATGTGGAGCTCCTGGCAACCCGTGGTCCCATGGGCAAAGAGACCATGGTAACATTCAGCAACACCTTGCCCAGAGTCGCAAATGGAAACAGCCCCATCTCCCCCTCCGAGGAGCCGATCGTCACACAGCGCCATATGACCTTCCACGTGCCCTTTGACCCCCAGAGGTCTCGGCAGCTGGTGTCAGAGTGGAAGCAGCGCTCTCTGGAGCTCCGCAGCCAGAGCTCACGAGACGAAGACGAGGGAGATGATGAGAGAGACAAAGCAGGTGAAGGgggagcagctgcaggagagtCAGAAAACCAAGGGATGCCTTCATCTCTTTATCCCACAGTGCAGGCCAACAACAGCACTACCACACCAGCTGGAGCCAGGATGGTGGTGGCACCTCCCCTAGTTCACATCCCTGAGGAAGCCTCTCGGCCACCACCTGTCTCCCCCAAGAGTGCCAAGACCCGTGCCAAGTGGTTGTCACTCACTGAGGGAGGAGGGATGAAGGAGCCCGGAACAGGACCCATTGCAGTGTCAACTCCCAGAGTGCCGAACACGCAGCCCAACCAGCCTCCCAGCCAGCAGAGAGTCACTCAG GTCATAGCCATGTCAAAGCAGGGTCATGGACCAGTGTCTTCATCCACTAAGACCTCAGAAGGTGGCTCCTCTTCTGGTGGTGGCTCAAACTGCTCTGAGTCCCCTTATTATCGTATCCCATCTGATAGAGACAGCTGCACTGGAAGCAACCCAGGGAGCATCGCCGGCAGCGGGAGCATCGTCACAATTGATGCTCACGCCCCTCACCATCCGGTGGTGCGCATGTCGGCCAGTAACGGCAAACCGTGGGAGTGGAGGAACACCATCAGCGGTAACATGATGACCGCCGACCCAGCAGGGGACAAACATCGTGTGGTGCTGCAGCGACAGGACAACGTCAGTCACTACCGCGATTACCGGACACTTCCAGTTAAAACCGATTCGCTCTGCTCCTCCACAACCAGCGGGAGCGTCGAGGGAGGAGCAGAGCTACCTCCCCCTCCACTTCCCACTGCCTCCTCCCCTCTGCCTCTTCCACCTCAGTTCTCATCATCCCCCCTTCCACCACCACCCCCTCAGTCGTCCTCTTCTCCCTTGCCTCCCCCTCCTCACTCAATCTCCTCTCCAATGCCTCCGCCTCCCCCTCCACACTCAAGCCCCTGTCCAATGCCTCTGCCTCCCCCTCATTCTGCCTCCTCCCAAATGCCTTTACCCCCTCACCCATCGTCCTCCCAAATGCCTTTACCTCCTCACCCATCGTCCTCCCAAATGCCCCCACCTCCTCACCCATCATCCTCTCAAATGCCTCCACCTCCTCACCTGTCTTCTTCCCCACTGCCACCTCCTCCTCACCCGTCCTGCTCCATGCCCCCCCTTCCTCACCCGTCCTGTTCCAGCATGCTTCCGCCTCCTCCCCACCCTGACCTGCTGATAGACGGCCACGGCCAGGCACTGTCCCGCTCCTCCACCCTGCCTCGCCGGCCCTCGGGGTCCGCCCGCAGCCATGCCGAGCAGGAGCACTACTACAAGGCCATGCAGAATGAGAGGATGTTATAG